In the Quercus lobata isolate SW786 chromosome 5, ValleyOak3.0 Primary Assembly, whole genome shotgun sequence genome, one interval contains:
- the LOC115992984 gene encoding probable inactive nicotinamidase At3g16190 isoform X2, with the protein MADKWKHTALLVIDMQKDFIHEDGQMLVNGGRAIVPNVIKAVEVARQRGILVIWVVREHDPLGRDVELFRQHLYNTGKVGPTVKGSVGAELVDGLVIKEGDYKLVKTRFSAFFATHLHSLLQGAGINNLIITGVQTPNCIRQTVFDAVALDYQSVTVIFDATAAATPDIHAVPPTDMDYI; encoded by the exons ATGGCAGATAAATGGAAACACACTGCTCTACTTGTTATTGACATGCAG aAAGATTTTATACATGAGGATGGTCAGATGCTAGTGAATGGAGGGAGAGCCATAGTCCCTAATGTAATCAAGGCCGTTGAAGTTGCTAGGCAGCGTGGCATTCTAGTTATTTGG GTTGTTCGTGAGCATGACCCACTAGGGAGAGATGTTGAACTCTTCCGCCAACACTTGTATAATACTGGGAAAGTGGGTCCGACTGTTAAGGGAAGTGTGGGTGCAGAACTGGTTGATGGTCTGGTGATTAAAGAAGGGGATTATAAATTGGTGAAGACTCGCTTTAGTGCTTTCTTTGCTACACACCTTCATTCTTTACTTCAGGGAGCTGggattaataatttaattatcacTG GTGTTCAAACTCCAAATTGCATCAGGCAGACTGTCTTTGACGCTGTAGCATTGGATTATCAATCTGTTACTGTTATTTTTGATGCCACAGCTGCTGCTACACCTGACATACATGCTG TACCCCCAACTGACATGGACTACATCTAA
- the LOC115992984 gene encoding probable inactive nicotinamidase At3g16190 isoform X3 — MADKWKHTALLVIDMQKDFIHEDGQMLVNGGRAIVPNVIKAVEVARQRGILVIWVVREHDPLGRDVELFRQHLYNTGKVGPTVKGSVGAELVDGLVIKEGDYKLVKTRFSAFFATHLHSLLQGAGINNLIITGVQTPNCIRQTVFDAVALDYQSVTVIFDATAAATPDIHAAF; from the exons ATGGCAGATAAATGGAAACACACTGCTCTACTTGTTATTGACATGCAG aAAGATTTTATACATGAGGATGGTCAGATGCTAGTGAATGGAGGGAGAGCCATAGTCCCTAATGTAATCAAGGCCGTTGAAGTTGCTAGGCAGCGTGGCATTCTAGTTATTTGG GTTGTTCGTGAGCATGACCCACTAGGGAGAGATGTTGAACTCTTCCGCCAACACTTGTATAATACTGGGAAAGTGGGTCCGACTGTTAAGGGAAGTGTGGGTGCAGAACTGGTTGATGGTCTGGTGATTAAAGAAGGGGATTATAAATTGGTGAAGACTCGCTTTAGTGCTTTCTTTGCTACACACCTTCATTCTTTACTTCAGGGAGCTGggattaataatttaattatcacTG GTGTTCAAACTCCAAATTGCATCAGGCAGACTGTCTTTGACGCTGTAGCATTGGATTATCAATCTGTTACTGTTATTTTTGATGCCACAGCTGCTGCTACACCTGACATACATGCTG CTTTCTAA
- the LOC115992984 gene encoding probable inactive nicotinamidase At3g16190 isoform X1, protein MADKWKHTALLVIDMQKDFIHEDGQMLVNGGRAIVPNVIKAVEVARQRGILVIWVVREHDPLGRDVELFRQHLYNTGKVGPTVKGSVGAELVDGLVIKEGDYKLVKTRFSAFFATHLHSLLQGAGINNLIITGVQTPNCIRQTVFDAVALDYQSVTVIFDATAAATPDIHAANIFDMKNIGVLTPTLQQWCESDA, encoded by the exons ATGGCAGATAAATGGAAACACACTGCTCTACTTGTTATTGACATGCAG aAAGATTTTATACATGAGGATGGTCAGATGCTAGTGAATGGAGGGAGAGCCATAGTCCCTAATGTAATCAAGGCCGTTGAAGTTGCTAGGCAGCGTGGCATTCTAGTTATTTGG GTTGTTCGTGAGCATGACCCACTAGGGAGAGATGTTGAACTCTTCCGCCAACACTTGTATAATACTGGGAAAGTGGGTCCGACTGTTAAGGGAAGTGTGGGTGCAGAACTGGTTGATGGTCTGGTGATTAAAGAAGGGGATTATAAATTGGTGAAGACTCGCTTTAGTGCTTTCTTTGCTACACACCTTCATTCTTTACTTCAGGGAGCTGggattaataatttaattatcacTG GTGTTCAAACTCCAAATTGCATCAGGCAGACTGTCTTTGACGCTGTAGCATTGGATTATCAATCTGTTACTGTTATTTTTGATGCCACAGCTGCTGCTACACCTGACATACATGCTG CCAACATTTTTGACATGAAAAATATCGGAGTTTTGACCCCAACATTGCAGCAATGGTGCGAGTCCGATGCATGA